One Stratiformator vulcanicus genomic window, GCTGTAAGCCGAGGTCGCTTCGGCGGGGGCGTCGATCAGGATCGGAAATTTCGCGCCGGAGGCTCTCCGCATCTTGGCGATGCCTTCGGCTCCGTCACGCTCTTCCCGCAACACGACGACAACCTCGGCACCCGCCTCTTTGAATGCGGAGTATTTCGCTTGAAGCGACCTCAGATGCCCGGCACAGAACGGGCACCAATGCGCCCGGCTGAAGACGAGCACGACCGACCCGTCTTCAGTGAAGTCAGAGAGCTTCTGCTTATCCCCCGATTGGTCCTTAGCCGAAAAACCGGGGGCCTCGTCTCCTTCGGCGAGTTCCCCGGCGATCACCGCAGACCCCGAAACGAGCAATCCGAAGCCAACCACTGCTAAGCCAAATACATTTGTGCGACGCATAAATCTTCGCTCTCGTCAAAAATACAAATTGTTTCTTCGCATCGGAACCGATGTCCGACCGGCGTTATCGTAGGCACCGGCTCGCTACCTTCTGTGAGAAAAGTCACGAATCTGCTCGAACAAGTTACGACCGC contains:
- a CDS encoding peroxiredoxin family protein, with protein sequence MRRTNVFGLAVVGFGLLVSGSAVIAGELAEGDEAPGFSAKDQSGDKQKLSDFTEDGSVVLVFSRAHWCPFCAGHLRSLQAKYSAFKEAGAEVVVVLREERDGAEGIAKMRRASGAKFPILIDAPAEATSAYSTQGYDAYVINSKGKIVKVIDGLKTKRPAAGELLEAVKGL